A single Corticium candelabrum chromosome 16, ooCorCand1.1, whole genome shotgun sequence DNA region contains:
- the LOC134192185 gene encoding short transient receptor potential channel 5-like gives MAISTSRKKFIATDAVQYELHRVWQDRQEPTYKALFVAFIKFFLQTLARPLVVFFVWPLIVFNIEVGGRRLSWDIIRPSAAPTVRYRVEAFAYVCFIILLFVEAYDLEFIKQDVTTLEWITLVYVLALLYNEFVSLVRLGFCFYFTRLGHKRSCLTIAVFIVFYMMRLIAIYGDNVKSRSTILRVSSYLLAWASTTACTRILQYLRVHQLIGPLHKSYQSVMVTLSYFLVILFIYLLAFASGLVNIYGATSFASNEADNCTAFHNVCTDNCTASHLGTVTDNCTASHLGTTDCSAEAFNSVFSTSVSLFWSLFGLLDLDKLKNCTSAEETVGKIVFGIWLIQAMILLLNMLIALITNKFDEVQSNADIEWKFSLAATILDVQKCQRFPVPFNLLYIFVDLLEWLFNKDNFMKRRFDLLPCLCHHTGERDATELEIDIFRQAEETKVLSQAATRRDVVEINDRLVKMEASLLSVCKSLNIQSKLESCVSQLDSLNRDSWGYYRKRLSKKISSSDEYTDELPKKETELRGRFKKSLMRRMLEKTDRNLGKSAATSPVLLGRSGNQLNPIVEAEIRANPVLNSDALTRALTSLEHAVHQQGHTLLQIQSQLANVDNRLKQLESKYSKPKGLLQFRFEEEAAV, from the exons ATGGCGATTTCTACGAGTCGAAAGAAG TTTATTGCAACTGATGCTGTTCAGTATGAGCTTCATCGCGTTTGGCAGGATAGGCAGGAGCCAACGTACAAAGCTCTTTTTGTGGCTTTTATCAAGTTTTTCTTGCAAACTCTTGCCCGTCCGCTTGttgtcttttttgtttggCCTTTGAttgttttcaacattgaaGTGGGGGGTCGACGTTTGTCATGGGATATCATTAGGCCAAGTGCAGCTCCAACTGTTAGATACCGAGTGGAAGCTTTTGCTTATGTTTGCTTCAtcattctgttgtttgttgaagCATATGATTTGGAGTTTATTAAACAGGATGTGACCACTTTAGAGTGGATCACTCTGGTTTACGTGTTGGCTTTGCTCTACAATGAGTTTGTATCATTGGTCAGACTAGGGTTTTGTTTCTATTTCACTCGTCTGGGTCACAAGAGGTCTTGTTTGACAATTGCTGTGTTTATTGTATTCTACATGATGAGGCTTATAGCTATCTATGGTGATAATGTGAAGTCAAGGAGCACTATTCTTAGAGTGTCTAGTTACCTGTTGGCTTGGGCATCGACTACGGCCTGCACTCGAATACTTCAATATTTAAGGGTACATCAACTCATTGGTCCACTACACAAGTCATATCAGTCAGTTATGGTGACTCTGAGTTACTTTCTAGTGATtctttttatatatttacttgCGTTTGCAAGTGGTTTGGTCAATATTTATGGAGCAACAAGTTTTGCATCGAATGAAGCAGACAACTGTACTGCATTTCATAATGTGTGCACAGACAACTGTACTGCATCACATCTTGGCACAGTGACAGACAACTGTACTGCATCACATCTTGGCACAACCGACTGTTCTGCTGAAGCCTTTAACAG TGTGTTCTCAACGTCTGTAAGTCTGTTTTGGTCACTTTTTGGACTGCTTGATTTGGATAAGCTTAAAAATTGTACATCTGCTGAAGAGACGGTTGGCAAAATAGTTTTTGGGATATGGCTGATACAGGCCATGATTCTTCTTCTCAACATGCTGATTGCTCTTATTACAAATAAATTTGATGAAGTTCAG AGCAATGCTGATATTGAATGGAAGTTCTCATTGGCTGCCACCATTCTTGATGTCCAAAAGTGTCAGCGTTTTCCAGTACCGTTTAATCTTCTTTATATCTTTGTCGATCTTTTGGAATGGCTGTTTAATAAAGACAACTTT ATGAAGAGGCGTTTCGATCTTCTACCTTGTCTATGTCACCATACTGGAGAAAGAGACGCAACTGAACTGGAAATAGATATTTTCAGACAAGCAGAAGAGACGAAAGTTTTGAGTCAAGCAGCAACCAGGAGAGACGTGGTGGAAATCAATGATCGTCTTGTCAAGATGGAG GCATCgctcttgtctgtttgtaagtCATTGAACATTCAATCTAAATTGGAATCTTGCGTGTCTCAACTTGACTCACTGAACAGAGACAGTTGGGGTTACTACAGAAAACGTCTCAGCAAAAAAATAAGCAGCAGCGATGAATACACTGATGAGCTGccaaagaaagagacagaACTACGAGGCCGATTTAAAAAAAGTCTCATGCGCAGAATGTTGGAGAAGACGGATCGCAATCTTGGCAAGTCCGCTGCTACCTCACCAGTTTTACTAGGACGCTCTGGTAACCAACTGAATCCCATCGTTGAAGCAGAAATCAGAGCTAACCCAGTCTTGAACTCTGACGCCCTCACTCGAGCTTTGACCTCTTTGGAACACGCGGTTCATCAACAAGGACACACGTTACTACAGATTCAATCACAATTAGCGAACGTGGATAATAGACTGAAACAATTGGAGAGCAAATACTCGAAACCGAAGGGTTTATTGCAGTTTCGATTTGAAGAAGAAGCAGCAGTCTGA
- the LOC134192190 gene encoding short transient receptor potential channel 6-like isoform X2, producing MKGGDPDYQDIGGKTPLHHLIMLTHGKKDMKQNNVITQSMHILLKGGASVDLKDNTGQSVVHLAAAEHMPSQILVPLLRKCNISELSIDAVHDLMSTDCLDVDMLVMLCQSDVDLLLPDENNITAMHHMVEKHRPTDAHLVHTLASERPYDFNTIRDSLFLHACVHGSKATLQELLQLGASIDGKDGASGLPVMLLAASSAVNQTAIENVNILMANGADLHVTSSNGQNLCHIAAILCNVQLLELAIAARVDHTYRDKEGSTPLHYACAAPENDAVISLLIEAGLDMNEPNSDGLTPLNLSIKSQHVNNVIPLIRAMVDITKCGLQDCIYQDLQILAQPEIIEASPKPLEYTLMLSSFFERMAKERMRLKESYMALSVQLEDAAIDLIEGLHSSQLQGLVLHGNVLEMAISTGRKRFIATDAVQYELNRVWHEWQEPSYKALLKSTIIFLLQAIARPFVILVVWPLIVLNIQVFGYTFSWNILRPRAAPTIRYRVEAFAYVAFLILLMVEAADHEFSKPFMTKLEWITLAYVLALLYNEFVTLVREGFHFYFTRLGHKTNCIIITMFIIFYIVRLIVIYGKVESPNDVLRLTSYLLAVASTMSCIRLLQYLRVHRVIGPIQKSYGKVVQNMACFVVILFIYLMAFASGLVNIYGATGFAVNRTEANNTQNCPSEGFESMQSSAQSLFWSLFGLLDVGDLSNCTHEEATAGKIVFGLWLLQAMIILLNMLIALVTNKFDEFQSNADTEWKASFGATVIDVQKSQRYPIPFNLLHVTVDILEWLFTRQNFAKNQFNLGVLPVNVCLKREAERRNLNAVQIDIFRQAERKKVLGEPASKGDIVEISDRLISLETSMSSVCESLNIHFKSESTMSALNELKHDNWRSYRKRVKNLSTSSECVDEVPKPMSRKRKNFKQSLIHKMLEKTTSSPGSAGAKSPVSSQPVQLQNIVESQNITSVSQPDALTQALISLQQSVQGQGYVLLQIQSQLANMDSRLKQLESKHSKPTGRIQLMIEEETV from the exons ATGAAAGGAGGTGATCCCGATTATCAAGATATTGGGGGGAAAACTCCACTTCACCATCTCATTATGTTAACTCATGGAAAAAAAGACATGAAACAAAATAACGTCATCACTCAAT CAATGCACATTTTGTTAAAAGGAGGAGCTTCTGTTGACTTGAAAGACAACACAGGACAAAGTGTCGTTCATCTTGCCGCAGCAGAACACATGCCTTCTCAAATCCTAGTCCCTCTCCTCAGGAAATGTAACATCAGTGAACTGTCAATAGATGCAGTTCATGATTTG ATGTCAACTGACTGTTTAGATGTTGACATGCTTGTCATGCTCTGCCAGTCTGATGTTGATTTGCTGTTACCTGATGAAAATAACATTACAGCAATGCACCACATGGTGGAGAAGCATCGACCAACTGATGCTCATCTTGTTCACACTCTAGCAAGTGAACGACCATATGACTTCAATACAATCAGAGACAGTCTCTTCTTGCATGCTTGTGTCCATGGAAGCAAAGCAACACTGCAA GAATTGCTGCAGCTTGGTGCCTCCATTGATGGCAAGGATGGAGCAAGTGGGTTGCCAGTGATGCTTTTGGCTGCTAGCAGTGCTGTTAATCAAACAGCAATTGAGAATGTCAACATTTTGATGGCAAATGGAGCTGACCTGCATGTTACTAGTAGCAATGGTCAAAATCTGTGTCACATAGCAGCAATCTTGTGTAACGTACAACTTCTTGAGCTTGCTATTGCTGCAAGAGTTGATCACACATATCGAGATAAAGAAGGGAGCACTCCACTCCATTATGCCTGTGCTGCTCCTGAGAATGATGCTGTAATTTCCCTTCTGATTGAGGCTGGATTGGATATGAATGAACCAAATTCAGATGGCCTCACACCTCTAAATCTGAGCATCAAATCTCAGCATGTCAACAATGTCATACCACTAATCAGAGCTATGGTTGATATTACAAAGTGTGGACTGCAAGATTGCATTTATCAAGATTTACAGATATTGGCTCAACCCGAGATCATTGAGGCTTCACCCAAGCCTTTGGAATATACTCTCATGCTGAGTTCTTTCTTTGAGCGTATGGCAAAGGAACGAATGAGATTGAAAGAAAGCTACATGGCATTGTCTGTACAGCTAGAAGATGCTGCAATTGATCTGATTGAAGGACTCCACTCATCACAACTTCAGGGACTCGTATTACATGGAAACGTACTAGAAATGGCAATTTCTACTGGCCGAAAAAGG TTTATAGCAACTGATGCTGTACAGTATGAGCTTAACCGTGTCTGGCACGAATGGCAAGAGCCATCATACAAAGCTCTTCTCAAGTCTACCATTATATTTCTATTACAAGCGATTGCACGCCCTTTTGTCATCTTGGTTGTTTGGCCTCTAATTGTTCTCAATATTCAAGTCTTTGGCTACACTTTTTCTTGGAATATTCTTCGACCCCGTGCAGCTCCAACCATTAGGTATCGTGTGGAAGCATTTGCTTATGTGGCCTTCCTCATTCTGCTTATGGTGGAAGCAGCTGACCATGAGTTTTCAAAGCCTTTTATGACTAAGTTGGAATGGATCACGTTGGCTTATGTATTGGCTTTGCTCTACAACGAATTTGTGACGTTggtcagagaaggatttcatttctatttcacACGCTTAGGCCACAAaactaattgtattattatcaCCATGTTTATCATATTCTATATTGTGAGACTCATTGTTATCTACGGTAAAGTAGAGTCACCAAATGATGTTCTCAGACTCACCAGCTATCTATTGGCTGTAGCATCAACAATGTCTTGCATTCGGTTGCTGCAATACCTTAGAGTGCATCGTGTGATAGGTCCAATTCAGAAATCGTATGGTAAAGTGGTGCAGAACATGGCATGCTTCGTTGTCATTCTCTTCATCTATTTGATGGCATTCGCAAGTGGCCTAGTTAATATTTATGGTGCAACAGGCTTTGCGGTCAATAGGACAGaagcaaacaacacacaaaactgTCCATCCGAAGGATTTGAGAG TATGCAGTCATCAGCGCAAAGTCTGTTCTGGTCTCTCTTTGGACTGTTGGATGTGGGTGACCTCAGCAATTGTACACATGAGGAGGCAACAGCAGGCAAAATTGTATTCGGTCTTTGGCTTCTACAAGCCATGATCATTCTCCTCAACATGCTGATTGCTCTTGTTACAAACAAGTTTGATGAATTTCAG AGCAATGCAGACACTGAATGGAAAGCCTCATTTGGCGCTACTGTTATTGATGTCCAAAAATCACAACGTTATCCAATACCATTCAATCTCCTTCACGTCACTGTGGATATCCTAGAGTGGCTGTTTACTAGACAGAACTTT GCAAAAAATCAATTCAATCTTGGGGTGCTACCTGTTAATGTCTGTTTAAAACGCGAAGCTGAGAGAAGAAATTTGAATGCAGTACAAATAGACATTttcagacaggcagaaagaaagaaagttTTAGGTGAACCGGCAAGCAAGGGAGACATTGTGGAAATCAGTGACCGTCTCATCAGTTTGGAG ACTtcaatgtcatctgtctgtgagtctctGAACATCCACTTCAAGTCTGAATCTACTATGTCTGCACTTAATGAGCTCAAACATGACAATTGGAGATCCTACAGAAAACGTGTGAAAAATCTGAGCACAAGCAGTGAGTGTGTTGATGAAGTTCCAAAGCCAATGTCAAGGAAAAGAAAAAACTTCAAACAAAGTCTCATACACAAAATGTTGGAAAAGACGACTTCAAGCCCTGGCAGTGCTGGTGCTAAATCTCCAGTTTCATCACAACCTGTTCAACTGCAAAACATAGTTGAATCCCAAAACATCACATCTGTCTCACAACCTGATGCTCTCACACAGGCACTGATCTCCTTGCAACAGTCCGTGCAAGGACAAGGATACGTATTGCTACAGATCCAGTCTCAACTAGCTAATATGGATAGTCGACTCAAACAGTTGGAAAGCAAACATTCAAAACCAACAGGTCGAATACAGTTAATGATTGAAGAAGAAACAGTCTGA
- the LOC134192190 gene encoding short transient receptor potential channel 6-like isoform X1 codes for MSHEIKRGTSTEQRHMYTHDHKIDESLTNEITCGELEGLPTRLSRQLMKGGDPDYQDIGGKTPLHHLIMLTHGKKDMKQNNVITQSMHILLKGGASVDLKDNTGQSVVHLAAAEHMPSQILVPLLRKCNISELSIDAVHDLMSTDCLDVDMLVMLCQSDVDLLLPDENNITAMHHMVEKHRPTDAHLVHTLASERPYDFNTIRDSLFLHACVHGSKATLQELLQLGASIDGKDGASGLPVMLLAASSAVNQTAIENVNILMANGADLHVTSSNGQNLCHIAAILCNVQLLELAIAARVDHTYRDKEGSTPLHYACAAPENDAVISLLIEAGLDMNEPNSDGLTPLNLSIKSQHVNNVIPLIRAMVDITKCGLQDCIYQDLQILAQPEIIEASPKPLEYTLMLSSFFERMAKERMRLKESYMALSVQLEDAAIDLIEGLHSSQLQGLVLHGNVLEMAISTGRKRFIATDAVQYELNRVWHEWQEPSYKALLKSTIIFLLQAIARPFVILVVWPLIVLNIQVFGYTFSWNILRPRAAPTIRYRVEAFAYVAFLILLMVEAADHEFSKPFMTKLEWITLAYVLALLYNEFVTLVREGFHFYFTRLGHKTNCIIITMFIIFYIVRLIVIYGKVESPNDVLRLTSYLLAVASTMSCIRLLQYLRVHRVIGPIQKSYGKVVQNMACFVVILFIYLMAFASGLVNIYGATGFAVNRTEANNTQNCPSEGFESMQSSAQSLFWSLFGLLDVGDLSNCTHEEATAGKIVFGLWLLQAMIILLNMLIALVTNKFDEFQSNADTEWKASFGATVIDVQKSQRYPIPFNLLHVTVDILEWLFTRQNFAKNQFNLGVLPVNVCLKREAERRNLNAVQIDIFRQAERKKVLGEPASKGDIVEISDRLISLETSMSSVCESLNIHFKSESTMSALNELKHDNWRSYRKRVKNLSTSSECVDEVPKPMSRKRKNFKQSLIHKMLEKTTSSPGSAGAKSPVSSQPVQLQNIVESQNITSVSQPDALTQALISLQQSVQGQGYVLLQIQSQLANMDSRLKQLESKHSKPTGRIQLMIEEETV; via the exons ATGTCACACGAGATCAAACGAGGTACGTCAACAGAGCAGCGCCACATGTACACTCATGATCACAAG ATTGATGAAAGTCTAACAAACGAAATCACGTGTGGGGAGCTTGAGGGTCTCCCCACAAGACTGTCAAGGCAGCTAATGAAAGGAGGTGATCCCGATTATCAAGATATTGGGGGGAAAACTCCACTTCACCATCTCATTATGTTAACTCATGGAAAAAAAGACATGAAACAAAATAACGTCATCACTCAAT CAATGCACATTTTGTTAAAAGGAGGAGCTTCTGTTGACTTGAAAGACAACACAGGACAAAGTGTCGTTCATCTTGCCGCAGCAGAACACATGCCTTCTCAAATCCTAGTCCCTCTCCTCAGGAAATGTAACATCAGTGAACTGTCAATAGATGCAGTTCATGATTTG ATGTCAACTGACTGTTTAGATGTTGACATGCTTGTCATGCTCTGCCAGTCTGATGTTGATTTGCTGTTACCTGATGAAAATAACATTACAGCAATGCACCACATGGTGGAGAAGCATCGACCAACTGATGCTCATCTTGTTCACACTCTAGCAAGTGAACGACCATATGACTTCAATACAATCAGAGACAGTCTCTTCTTGCATGCTTGTGTCCATGGAAGCAAAGCAACACTGCAA GAATTGCTGCAGCTTGGTGCCTCCATTGATGGCAAGGATGGAGCAAGTGGGTTGCCAGTGATGCTTTTGGCTGCTAGCAGTGCTGTTAATCAAACAGCAATTGAGAATGTCAACATTTTGATGGCAAATGGAGCTGACCTGCATGTTACTAGTAGCAATGGTCAAAATCTGTGTCACATAGCAGCAATCTTGTGTAACGTACAACTTCTTGAGCTTGCTATTGCTGCAAGAGTTGATCACACATATCGAGATAAAGAAGGGAGCACTCCACTCCATTATGCCTGTGCTGCTCCTGAGAATGATGCTGTAATTTCCCTTCTGATTGAGGCTGGATTGGATATGAATGAACCAAATTCAGATGGCCTCACACCTCTAAATCTGAGCATCAAATCTCAGCATGTCAACAATGTCATACCACTAATCAGAGCTATGGTTGATATTACAAAGTGTGGACTGCAAGATTGCATTTATCAAGATTTACAGATATTGGCTCAACCCGAGATCATTGAGGCTTCACCCAAGCCTTTGGAATATACTCTCATGCTGAGTTCTTTCTTTGAGCGTATGGCAAAGGAACGAATGAGATTGAAAGAAAGCTACATGGCATTGTCTGTACAGCTAGAAGATGCTGCAATTGATCTGATTGAAGGACTCCACTCATCACAACTTCAGGGACTCGTATTACATGGAAACGTACTAGAAATGGCAATTTCTACTGGCCGAAAAAGG TTTATAGCAACTGATGCTGTACAGTATGAGCTTAACCGTGTCTGGCACGAATGGCAAGAGCCATCATACAAAGCTCTTCTCAAGTCTACCATTATATTTCTATTACAAGCGATTGCACGCCCTTTTGTCATCTTGGTTGTTTGGCCTCTAATTGTTCTCAATATTCAAGTCTTTGGCTACACTTTTTCTTGGAATATTCTTCGACCCCGTGCAGCTCCAACCATTAGGTATCGTGTGGAAGCATTTGCTTATGTGGCCTTCCTCATTCTGCTTATGGTGGAAGCAGCTGACCATGAGTTTTCAAAGCCTTTTATGACTAAGTTGGAATGGATCACGTTGGCTTATGTATTGGCTTTGCTCTACAACGAATTTGTGACGTTggtcagagaaggatttcatttctatttcacACGCTTAGGCCACAAaactaattgtattattatcaCCATGTTTATCATATTCTATATTGTGAGACTCATTGTTATCTACGGTAAAGTAGAGTCACCAAATGATGTTCTCAGACTCACCAGCTATCTATTGGCTGTAGCATCAACAATGTCTTGCATTCGGTTGCTGCAATACCTTAGAGTGCATCGTGTGATAGGTCCAATTCAGAAATCGTATGGTAAAGTGGTGCAGAACATGGCATGCTTCGTTGTCATTCTCTTCATCTATTTGATGGCATTCGCAAGTGGCCTAGTTAATATTTATGGTGCAACAGGCTTTGCGGTCAATAGGACAGaagcaaacaacacacaaaactgTCCATCCGAAGGATTTGAGAG TATGCAGTCATCAGCGCAAAGTCTGTTCTGGTCTCTCTTTGGACTGTTGGATGTGGGTGACCTCAGCAATTGTACACATGAGGAGGCAACAGCAGGCAAAATTGTATTCGGTCTTTGGCTTCTACAAGCCATGATCATTCTCCTCAACATGCTGATTGCTCTTGTTACAAACAAGTTTGATGAATTTCAG AGCAATGCAGACACTGAATGGAAAGCCTCATTTGGCGCTACTGTTATTGATGTCCAAAAATCACAACGTTATCCAATACCATTCAATCTCCTTCACGTCACTGTGGATATCCTAGAGTGGCTGTTTACTAGACAGAACTTT GCAAAAAATCAATTCAATCTTGGGGTGCTACCTGTTAATGTCTGTTTAAAACGCGAAGCTGAGAGAAGAAATTTGAATGCAGTACAAATAGACATTttcagacaggcagaaagaaagaaagttTTAGGTGAACCGGCAAGCAAGGGAGACATTGTGGAAATCAGTGACCGTCTCATCAGTTTGGAG ACTtcaatgtcatctgtctgtgagtctctGAACATCCACTTCAAGTCTGAATCTACTATGTCTGCACTTAATGAGCTCAAACATGACAATTGGAGATCCTACAGAAAACGTGTGAAAAATCTGAGCACAAGCAGTGAGTGTGTTGATGAAGTTCCAAAGCCAATGTCAAGGAAAAGAAAAAACTTCAAACAAAGTCTCATACACAAAATGTTGGAAAAGACGACTTCAAGCCCTGGCAGTGCTGGTGCTAAATCTCCAGTTTCATCACAACCTGTTCAACTGCAAAACATAGTTGAATCCCAAAACATCACATCTGTCTCACAACCTGATGCTCTCACACAGGCACTGATCTCCTTGCAACAGTCCGTGCAAGGACAAGGATACGTATTGCTACAGATCCAGTCTCAACTAGCTAATATGGATAGTCGACTCAAACAGTTGGAAAGCAAACATTCAAAACCAACAGGTCGAATACAGTTAATGATTGAAGAAGAAACAGTCTGA